In Odocoileus virginianus isolate 20LAN1187 ecotype Illinois unplaced genomic scaffold, Ovbor_1.2 Unplaced_Contig_11, whole genome shotgun sequence, one DNA window encodes the following:
- the LOC110143546 gene encoding killer cell lectin-like receptor subfamily F member 1 isoform X5 — MVTLVATVIGLTVWVSHLRIYSCSDNPSERFSSDNGTKDYSCMNLSPRKQQNSTNFIRNPSQNLCPNDWVQKKGKCYNFFKTYQSWIDSQKFCSTMKSHLLVIQDKAELDFLQSNIQDGIYFWIGLNISNPQKTWTWLDGTPLNLQLFQVLGEVEDDACALITKKGVFSEKCLIQNYWICQGVVPSSTDNNL, encoded by the exons ATGGTTACACTTGTTGCCACAGTGATAGGACTAACTGTCTGGG taAGTCACCTAAGAATATATTCCTGCAGTGACAACCCCAGTGAGAGGTTCAGTAGTGATAATGGAACCAAAGACTACAGCTGCATGAATCTTTCTCCTAGGAAGCAGCAGAACAGTACAAACTTCATAA gaaaCCCTAGCCAAAACTTATGCCCTAATGACTGGGTGCAGAAGAAAGGGAAATGCTATAACTTTTTCAAAACCTATCAATCATGGATCGATAGCCAAAAATTCTGTTCAACAATGAAATCACATCTCTTGGTGATCCAAGATAAGGCTGAATTG GATTTCTTACAGAGCAATATACAAGATGGAATTTACTTTTGGATCGGATTGAACATTTCTAATCCACAAAAGACGTGGACCTGGCTGGATGGCACCCCATTAAATCTACAACT ATTTCAAGTTCTTGGCGAAGTTGAAGATGATGCATGTGCTTTAATAACAAAAAAGGGTGTTTTTTCTGAAAAGTGTCTCATTCAGAATTACTGGATTTGTCAAGGTGTGGTTCCTTCATCTACAGACAATAACCTCTGA
- the LOC110143546 gene encoding killer cell lectin-like receptor subfamily F member 1 isoform X1 produces the protein MSLFPSHSKMDYSVYRMFGQMQNTEESMMQKPRKHPYHCQRTWTCKDNPKCPKWHQTALRLTSVAMVTLVATVIGLTVWVSHLRIYSCSDNPSERFSSDNGTKDYSCMNLSPRKQQNSTNFIRNPSQNLCPNDWVQKKGKCYNFFKTYQSWIDSQKFCSTMKSHLLVIQDKAELDFLQSNIQDGIYFWIGLNISNPQKTWTWLDGTPLNLQLFQVLGEVEDDACALITKKGVFSEKCLIQNYWICQGVVPSSTDNNL, from the exons ATGTCTCTTTTTCCATCTCATTCAAAGATGGATTATTCTGTTTATAGGATGTTTGGACAGATGCAAAACACAGAGGAATCAATGATGCAGAAGCCAAGGAAACATCCCTATCATTGCCAACGTACGTGGACATGCAAAG ATAACCCCAAATGTCCCAAATGGCATCAGACTGCTCTGAGACTGACCAGTGTTGCCATGGTTACACTTGTTGCCACAGTGATAGGACTAACTGTCTGGG taAGTCACCTAAGAATATATTCCTGCAGTGACAACCCCAGTGAGAGGTTCAGTAGTGATAATGGAACCAAAGACTACAGCTGCATGAATCTTTCTCCTAGGAAGCAGCAGAACAGTACAAACTTCATAA gaaaCCCTAGCCAAAACTTATGCCCTAATGACTGGGTGCAGAAGAAAGGGAAATGCTATAACTTTTTCAAAACCTATCAATCATGGATCGATAGCCAAAAATTCTGTTCAACAATGAAATCACATCTCTTGGTGATCCAAGATAAGGCTGAATTG GATTTCTTACAGAGCAATATACAAGATGGAATTTACTTTTGGATCGGATTGAACATTTCTAATCCACAAAAGACGTGGACCTGGCTGGATGGCACCCCATTAAATCTACAACT ATTTCAAGTTCTTGGCGAAGTTGAAGATGATGCATGTGCTTTAATAACAAAAAAGGGTGTTTTTTCTGAAAAGTGTCTCATTCAGAATTACTGGATTTGTCAAGGTGTGGTTCCTTCATCTACAGACAATAACCTCTGA
- the LOC110143546 gene encoding killer cell lectin-like receptor subfamily F member 1 isoform X4 has translation MSLFPSHSKMDYSVYRMFGQMQNTEESMMQKPRKHPYHCQRTWTCKVSHLRIYSCSDNPSERFSSDNGTKDYSCMNLSPRKQQNSTNFIRNPSQNLCPNDWVQKKGKCYNFFKTYQSWIDSQKFCSTMKSHLLVIQDKAELDFLQSNIQDGIYFWIGLNISNPQKTWTWLDGTPLNLQLFQVLGEVEDDACALITKKGVFSEKCLIQNYWICQGVVPSSTDNNL, from the exons ATGTCTCTTTTTCCATCTCATTCAAAGATGGATTATTCTGTTTATAGGATGTTTGGACAGATGCAAAACACAGAGGAATCAATGATGCAGAAGCCAAGGAAACATCCCTATCATTGCCAACGTACGTGGACATGCAAAG taAGTCACCTAAGAATATATTCCTGCAGTGACAACCCCAGTGAGAGGTTCAGTAGTGATAATGGAACCAAAGACTACAGCTGCATGAATCTTTCTCCTAGGAAGCAGCAGAACAGTACAAACTTCATAA gaaaCCCTAGCCAAAACTTATGCCCTAATGACTGGGTGCAGAAGAAAGGGAAATGCTATAACTTTTTCAAAACCTATCAATCATGGATCGATAGCCAAAAATTCTGTTCAACAATGAAATCACATCTCTTGGTGATCCAAGATAAGGCTGAATTG GATTTCTTACAGAGCAATATACAAGATGGAATTTACTTTTGGATCGGATTGAACATTTCTAATCCACAAAAGACGTGGACCTGGCTGGATGGCACCCCATTAAATCTACAACT ATTTCAAGTTCTTGGCGAAGTTGAAGATGATGCATGTGCTTTAATAACAAAAAAGGGTGTTTTTTCTGAAAAGTGTCTCATTCAGAATTACTGGATTTGTCAAGGTGTGGTTCCTTCATCTACAGACAATAACCTCTGA
- the LOC110143546 gene encoding killer cell lectin-like receptor subfamily F member 1 isoform X3, with product MFGQMQNTEESMMQKPRKHPYHCQRTWTCKDNPKCPKWHQTALRLTSVAMVTLVATVIGLTVWVSHLRIYSCSDNPSERFSSDNGTKDYSCMNLSPRKQQNSTNFIRNPSQNLCPNDWVQKKGKCYNFFKTYQSWIDSQKFCSTMKSHLLVIQDKAELDFLQSNIQDGIYFWIGLNISNPQKTWTWLDGTPLNLQLFQVLGEVEDDACALITKKGVFSEKCLIQNYWICQGVVPSSTDNNL from the exons ATGTTTGGACAGATGCAAAACACAGAGGAATCAATGATGCAGAAGCCAAGGAAACATCCCTATCATTGCCAACGTACGTGGACATGCAAAG ATAACCCCAAATGTCCCAAATGGCATCAGACTGCTCTGAGACTGACCAGTGTTGCCATGGTTACACTTGTTGCCACAGTGATAGGACTAACTGTCTGGG taAGTCACCTAAGAATATATTCCTGCAGTGACAACCCCAGTGAGAGGTTCAGTAGTGATAATGGAACCAAAGACTACAGCTGCATGAATCTTTCTCCTAGGAAGCAGCAGAACAGTACAAACTTCATAA gaaaCCCTAGCCAAAACTTATGCCCTAATGACTGGGTGCAGAAGAAAGGGAAATGCTATAACTTTTTCAAAACCTATCAATCATGGATCGATAGCCAAAAATTCTGTTCAACAATGAAATCACATCTCTTGGTGATCCAAGATAAGGCTGAATTG GATTTCTTACAGAGCAATATACAAGATGGAATTTACTTTTGGATCGGATTGAACATTTCTAATCCACAAAAGACGTGGACCTGGCTGGATGGCACCCCATTAAATCTACAACT ATTTCAAGTTCTTGGCGAAGTTGAAGATGATGCATGTGCTTTAATAACAAAAAAGGGTGTTTTTTCTGAAAAGTGTCTCATTCAGAATTACTGGATTTGTCAAGGTGTGGTTCCTTCATCTACAGACAATAACCTCTGA